A window of the Barnesiella propionica genome harbors these coding sequences:
- the gdhA gene encoding NADP-specific glutamate dehydrogenase: MNIDHIVSSLEAKHPGEAEYLQAVKEVLISIDEIYNQHPEFEKAKLIERLVEPDRIITFKVPWVDDRGEVQVNLGYRVQFNNAIGPYKGGIRFHASVNLSILKFLGFEQTFKNALTTLPMGGGKGGSDFSPRGKSDAEIMRFCQAFMLELWRHVGPDTDVPAGDIGVGGREVGYMFGMYKKLKQEHTGTFTGKGIEFGGSLIRPEATGFGGLYFVKQMLSTKGIDIAGKRIAISGFGNVAWGAATKATQLGAKVVTISGPDGYIYDADGISGEKIDYMLELRASGNDIVEPYAKEFGARFFPGKRPWEQKVDIALPCATQNELDADDAIKLINNGVICVGEISNMGCRPEAIDLFIENRIMYGPGKAVNAGGVATSGLEMTQNAMHISWSADEVDTRLHQIMSDIHTQCVKYGTERDGYINYMKGANIAGFMKVARAMMAQGII; the protein is encoded by the coding sequence ATGAATATCGATCACATTGTCTCCTCTTTGGAGGCTAAACACCCTGGTGAAGCAGAATATCTTCAAGCTGTAAAAGAAGTGTTGATTTCTATAGATGAAATATACAACCAGCATCCCGAATTCGAAAAAGCAAAATTAATAGAACGTCTCGTAGAGCCAGACCGCATCATTACTTTTAAAGTACCCTGGGTCGACGACCGCGGCGAAGTACAGGTAAACCTGGGTTACCGTGTACAATTCAACAATGCTATCGGCCCGTATAAAGGAGGTATCCGTTTCCATGCATCGGTAAATCTCTCTATCTTAAAATTTCTCGGTTTCGAACAAACGTTCAAAAACGCACTTACTACTCTTCCTATGGGTGGCGGCAAAGGAGGCTCCGATTTCAGCCCACGAGGAAAGTCCGATGCCGAAATCATGCGTTTCTGCCAGGCATTCATGCTGGAACTATGGCGACATGTAGGTCCCGATACCGATGTACCTGCCGGTGATATAGGTGTTGGCGGACGTGAAGTAGGTTACATGTTCGGCATGTATAAAAAACTGAAACAGGAACATACCGGAACCTTTACGGGTAAAGGTATTGAATTCGGAGGATCTTTGATCCGACCGGAAGCTACCGGTTTCGGAGGTCTTTATTTCGTAAAACAAATGTTATCGACCAAAGGCATAGATATAGCGGGAAAACGCATCGCTATCAGCGGATTTGGCAATGTAGCCTGGGGTGCGGCAACCAAAGCGACCCAACTTGGGGCCAAAGTCGTTACGATATCAGGACCGGACGGATATATATACGATGCGGATGGCATCTCGGGTGAAAAAATAGATTATATGCTTGAATTGCGTGCATCAGGCAACGATATAGTTGAACCCTACGCTAAAGAATTCGGTGCCCGGTTTTTCCCGGGAAAACGCCCCTGGGAACAAAAAGTGGATATTGCATTACCTTGTGCAACCCAGAACGAGCTGGATGCAGACGACGCTATAAAACTAATCAATAACGGCGTAATATGCGTAGGTGAAATATCCAATATGGGCTGTCGTCCCGAGGCTATCGATTTGTTCATAGAGAACCGCATTATGTATGGACCGGGAAAAGCCGTAAATGCCGGCGGTGTTGCAACATCGGGACTTGAAATGACCCAGAATGCTATGCATATTTCCTGGAGTGCCGATGAAGTAGATACCCGTCTGCACCAAATTATGAGTGATATTCATACCCAATGTGTAAAATACGGTACCGAACGTGACGGATATATCAACTACATGAAAGGTGCCAATATCGCCGGATTCATGAAAGTGGCCCGGGCCATGATGGCACAAGGAATCATCTGA